A stretch of the Candidatus Hydrogenedentota bacterium genome encodes the following:
- a CDS encoding alpha-galactosidase, giving the protein MASKVALQQMHAWTHHAFALDPLAGEPRPVSVSVIRQDHSVLRFRESCIDTPIVIGDRSFEHGLGTHANSEIEVVIPAGAKAFNAWAGIDNNNDTQGMRGSAVFSVEIDGTEAARTTVLRGGERPFPVNVPLPPGVGKLVLKVDATADGASHDQADWADAHFVMQDDNIVWLDADQPDLVLGDAQPPLSFLFGGKPSAELFPAWDRTTERTEDADRVVDTVTWTDPGSGLRVTAVIATYNRYPAVDWVAWIENTGTQDTPLLEDIQALDVMLRTGYMRTPVRIHELEGDACGETSFLPKTAVLEPGKEHRLTPTGGRPSSISAFPFFNVQYGNRGAIVAVGWTGQWCARFDRAANGPTRLRAGLESTRLVLRAGERIRTPRVVLLTWEGERMAAHNRWRRLLIDHYVPRLDAMPLRLPIALQTFDRYNARPGWATEAGQIAAVETAHALGCDTYWLDAAWFPGNFPNGVGNWFCKPDAFPNGLAPVSRAARAHGMRFVLWFEPERVAAGSRIAEEHPEFVFGGKDGGLFKLHDPNARRFLTELLSQRIDEYGIDVYRNDFNMDPLESWRANDAPDRQGMTEIQYVMGLYAMWDELRERHPGLWIDNCSSGGRRIDIEMCSRSVPLWRSDTNCSPGHREWNQAQTMEISLYVPLHTACAWTPDVYEVRSASTGGLLCQFDYQAPDFPFEQAKTCIAETRTNQPFWYGDFYPLTAGGTAPDQFVAYQLHRPDLNAGVVYAFRRPECDLAGLILGLRGIETDATYLTEFSDGAGKSTTAETPGEELASGSALRVPGKGGSMVLRYQRR; this is encoded by the coding sequence ATGGCATCAAAAGTCGCGCTCCAGCAGATGCATGCGTGGACTCACCACGCCTTTGCTCTTGACCCGCTCGCAGGGGAGCCCCGTCCCGTTTCCGTTTCTGTGATACGTCAGGACCACAGCGTGCTCCGGTTTCGCGAATCCTGTATCGACACGCCAATCGTGATCGGAGACCGCTCCTTTGAACACGGCCTCGGCACGCACGCCAACAGCGAGATCGAGGTTGTAATACCCGCGGGCGCAAAGGCGTTCAACGCCTGGGCCGGCATCGACAACAACAATGACACTCAGGGTATGCGCGGGTCGGCCGTGTTCAGTGTCGAAATAGACGGCACGGAAGCCGCGCGGACCACTGTCTTGCGCGGCGGCGAAAGACCATTTCCCGTCAACGTGCCCCTCCCTCCCGGCGTGGGCAAGCTGGTCCTCAAAGTCGATGCCACCGCCGATGGCGCCTCCCATGACCAGGCCGACTGGGCCGATGCCCATTTCGTGATGCAGGACGACAACATCGTCTGGCTCGATGCCGACCAGCCGGACCTGGTCCTCGGCGACGCGCAGCCGCCGTTGTCGTTCCTGTTTGGCGGAAAGCCATCGGCGGAACTGTTTCCGGCGTGGGACAGGACAACGGAACGTACGGAGGACGCCGACCGGGTTGTGGATACCGTCACGTGGACAGACCCGGGCTCGGGGCTCCGAGTAACGGCGGTAATCGCCACGTACAATCGCTATCCCGCCGTGGATTGGGTTGCATGGATCGAGAATACCGGCACGCAGGACACGCCGCTTCTGGAGGATATCCAGGCGCTCGACGTAATGCTGCGCACCGGCTATATGCGCACTCCCGTGCGTATTCACGAACTTGAGGGCGACGCATGCGGCGAAACGTCGTTCCTGCCGAAAACCGCGGTACTCGAGCCCGGAAAGGAACACCGCCTCACGCCCACGGGCGGCCGTCCCTCGTCCATCAGCGCGTTCCCCTTCTTCAACGTGCAGTACGGTAACCGCGGCGCCATCGTTGCCGTCGGCTGGACCGGCCAATGGTGCGCCCGTTTCGACCGCGCGGCAAACGGTCCCACGCGGCTGCGCGCGGGATTGGAATCCACCCGCCTTGTGTTGCGCGCAGGCGAGCGCATCCGCACGCCACGGGTCGTGTTACTGACCTGGGAAGGCGAACGCATGGCCGCGCATAACCGCTGGAGGCGGCTGTTGATCGACCACTATGTGCCCCGCCTCGACGCCATGCCGTTGCGGCTGCCCATCGCGCTCCAGACATTCGACCGCTATAACGCGCGGCCCGGCTGGGCAACGGAAGCCGGGCAAATCGCGGCGGTGGAGACCGCGCATGCCCTCGGCTGCGACACGTACTGGCTCGATGCCGCGTGGTTTCCGGGCAATTTCCCGAACGGCGTCGGCAACTGGTTCTGCAAGCCCGACGCTTTCCCCAACGGCCTCGCGCCCGTGAGCCGCGCAGCCCGCGCGCACGGCATGCGTTTCGTCCTCTGGTTCGAGCCGGAGCGTGTCGCGGCAGGCTCCCGCATCGCGGAAGAGCACCCCGAATTCGTGTTCGGGGGCAAGGATGGCGGCCTGTTCAAGCTCCATGATCCCAATGCGCGCCGTTTCCTCACCGAACTGCTTTCGCAGCGCATCGACGAATACGGCATCGACGTCTACCGGAACGATTTTAACATGGACCCGCTGGAATCCTGGCGCGCGAACGATGCACCAGATCGGCAAGGCATGACAGAAATCCAGTACGTGATGGGACTGTACGCGATGTGGGATGAATTGCGCGAACGGCACCCGGGCCTCTGGATTGACAACTGCTCGAGCGGAGGACGGCGCATCGACATCGAGATGTGTTCGCGCTCCGTGCCGCTCTGGCGCAGCGATACCAACTGTTCGCCCGGCCACAGGGAGTGGAACCAGGCCCAGACGATGGAGATAAGCCTGTATGTGCCGCTGCACACCGCATGCGCGTGGACGCCCGACGTCTACGAGGTGCGCAGCGCTTCAACGGGCGGGTTACTGTGCCAATTCGACTACCAAGCCCCCGACTTCCCGTTTGAGCAGGCGAAGACCTGCATCGCCGAGACGCGGACGAACCAGCCTTTCTGGTACGGCGATTTCTATCCCCTGACCGCCGGCGGAACCGCGCCCGACCAGTTTGTGGCGTATCAGCTTCACCGGCCCGACTTGAACGCGGGCGTGGTCTATGCGTTCCGCAGGCCGGAATGCGACCTCGCCGGGCTGATCCTCGGTCTGCGCGGCATCGAGACAGACGCGACATACCTGACGGAGTTCAGTGACGGCGCGGGCAAGTCCACCACGGCGGAGACACCGGGCGAGGAACTCGCAAGCGGCTCCGCGCTGCGCGTCCCCGGAAAGGGCGGCAGCATGGTGCTTCGTTACCAGCGGCGCTAG
- a CDS encoding alpha/beta hydrolase yields MMVPTLILLCGLFLFLVAVFPWFVPQREQNTLNVHTRACLTGKDFVPLSGGVAHFEWAGPENGPKVVLVHGFSSPMFIWDRAIEALAASGFRVLRYDLFGRGYSDRPRTCYNADLFVRQLLDLLDSQGVTGPIDIAGLSMGGAITVHFADRHPERIGKIVLCAPAGMMQLPRSSRLLLTPGLGEWILRAFGDRIIVNQMPLGLSSDPEVLTAFMTAYGEQIRYKGYKRALLRTMRDFDMGHMDAVYQRVGRQQRRGLLVWGDRDTLVPYALHARIREYMPWLDLFTVPGGGHAAVYESAAVINPRVIAFLGDP; encoded by the coding sequence ATGATGGTCCCAACCTTGATCCTGCTGTGTGGCCTCTTCCTCTTTCTCGTCGCGGTGTTCCCGTGGTTTGTTCCGCAAAGGGAGCAGAATACCTTGAATGTTCATACGCGGGCTTGCCTGACGGGAAAGGACTTCGTCCCGTTGTCCGGAGGTGTCGCGCACTTCGAGTGGGCAGGGCCTGAAAATGGGCCAAAGGTCGTGCTCGTGCACGGCTTTTCCTCCCCCATGTTTATCTGGGACAGGGCTATCGAAGCGCTCGCGGCGAGCGGTTTTCGCGTGCTCCGCTATGACCTCTTTGGCCGAGGATATTCCGACAGGCCACGCACATGCTATAACGCGGACCTGTTCGTGCGGCAATTGCTCGACCTGCTGGACTCGCAAGGGGTCACCGGCCCTATCGATATAGCCGGGCTGAGCATGGGCGGCGCCATCACGGTGCATTTCGCGGACCGGCACCCGGAACGCATCGGCAAGATCGTGCTTTGCGCGCCCGCGGGCATGATGCAACTTCCGCGCAGTTCGCGGCTCTTGCTGACGCCCGGCTTGGGCGAATGGATTCTGCGCGCTTTCGGCGACCGCATCATTGTGAACCAAATGCCGCTTGGCCTCTCCAGTGACCCCGAGGTCTTGACGGCCTTTATGACCGCCTATGGGGAGCAGATCAGGTACAAGGGCTATAAACGGGCCCTACTCCGGACAATGCGCGATTTTGACATGGGCCATATGGACGCCGTGTATCAGCGCGTGGGCCGCCAACAGCGGCGCGGGCTTCTGGTCTGGGGTGACCGGGACACTCTGGTGCCCTACGCACTGCACGCACGTATCCGCGAGTATATGCCGTGGCTGGACCTGTTCACGGTGCCTGGCGGCGGCCACGCGGCCGTCTATGAGTCCGCGGCTGTCATAAATCCAAGAGTGATCGCATTTCTCGGCGATCCATGA